In Oligoflexus sp., the DNA window TTTGTATCGCGGCTCGGCGAGGTTCCAGGCGAGGCCTTCATCGGCCGGCTGGACTAGCTTTCTTCAAGCCCGGCGATCGTGCGATTCAATTCATCCAGCATCGCCTTCAGCCGCGCGATCTCGTCAGGCCGCCCCTGATCCCCACCGAGCATGCAGAGGAGAGTCCTTGGGATATCCTGCGCCTTGTCTTTCAGCTTCTGGCCCCTTTTGCTGAGGGCTATGATTTTCTTGCGGCTGTCCTGCGAGTCACTGGTCACCTGAATATGCCCTTTGCCCTGAAGGCTCTTCACCAAAGTACTTAAAAAACCCTTGTCCATGGACGTCGCAGTCGCAAGCTGCCCCATGGTCACATGATCCTGCTCCCAAAGGCTCAGCATAAGAATGTATTGGGGATAGGTGAGGCCCAAGGGGCTAAGCAGCGGTTTATACAGGCGCATCATGCCATTCGAGGCCAGGTACAGCCGATAGCAAATTTGATTCTGAAGTTTAAGAAACTCATCGCTCATGCTGCCGAATTTACTTTGCATACAAAACGAAAGCAAGATATAAGAAGCCTTCAATAGTTTGTATGCAAAGTATTGAGTCTCTAGCATCCGCAATGGAGGTCACACGCAATGGAAGTTCGAGTGAGTTTGACTCAGAAAGTCTTCAAGATTCTTTTGGGGTTATTTCTATTTATGGCTGGTGTCGCCCACCTGACCTGGCGTCGGACGGAATTTCTGGCCCAGGTACCACCCTGGTTACCGCTGGACGCCGACCTTGTCGTTCTGCTATCGGGTTGGGTTGAAATCAGCCTTGGGCTTGGGCTTCTCTTCCTTCAGAGGACCCGGGGCGCTGTGATTGGGGTCGTAACGGGTCTGTTCTTTATCGCGATTTTTCCCGGGAACATCTCGCAGTATGTGAATGGCATCAGTGCCTTTCGCCTCGATACCGACCGCGCGCGTTTGATTCGGCTTTTCTTCCAGCCTGTTCTTGTCGCCTGGGCGCTGTGGTCGACCGGAGGCTGGACCTGGCTGAAGCAGAAGGCCAAGGCTCGTTCCGCTTAAGGACACTGGAAGATTTTCCTGGAGGCAAGCCCTATGATCCTGACCCTTCTCTTCAGTGTTTTGCTGTGTGCCGGCCTTGCGCTTTTTTTTGCCTGGTGCCGCATTCAGCGTGAGCTGCAGAGAAAGGTCGTGCAAAGCCAGGCCTGCTTTGATGATCTGATGCAGGGGCAGTCGATCGCGTCTCACAGCCGCGTTGAGTTCGTGGCACCTCCGGGGCATGTCCGTCAGCTGCTGCTCGGCTGTTTTCAGCAGAATCCCTTTCCTCGCTACCGCGCGCTTTTAACTGTTGTCAGGCTTATGGGAGTGATCAAACTCTTCAAGCGCGAGACCGTGCTTCAAACACCGGCCGCGGCTGCTGTGCTGACCGCATCTGGTGTCATGGCCACCGAAATCGGCCACCTGCGTCAGCAAAAGCCGGGGCCGGATCAAATCGTTCGTGGGAATGTGGTGCTGGCTGGGCTGCAGGCGCTGCGGCTCTATTTTGCGTCCAGCTTCGAGCCTGCCTTTTCTTTGCAGCGCTTTCGCTCCTGCCTCGAAGTGAACAATGCCTTCAATGGGTCACGCCAGAAATATAAGACCCGCGATGGGCGCTTTTTTTCCTTTCATTGCTATTATCCTGAACAAAAAAGAAAAATAGTGGGCGCTCTGCGTCTGCCTCAATCGCACGATCAATTCACCATGCAGTCGGTGAAAGAGGATCGCAGGCTGATTGAAAAAACAGTTGCGAGGCATGATGCGGCTGATCTTGAAGAACTCAGCTTTGCCAGTGGCGCCTGCGCATCCATACTAAGAACAAGGGCCGAGTGGGAAGCCTCGCCCGTCGGCAAAGCGGTCGGAAAAATGCCCTTGATCAAGATGGAAGCCCGCGCGCATTCCCAGCCGCCGAAAAAGTTTTCAGCTCCTGCCCCCGGCCAGGGTCCTTTGGCTGGAATCAAGGTGCTCGACCTCACGCACATTATCGCCGGTCCCGCGTGCACCCGTCTTTTAGCGGAATACGGTGCGGATGTGCTTTTGATCCGGCGCGGTCAGCTGCGCGATCAGGTCCAGTCGTTTCTGGAGCTGGATGGATGGGCGGGAAAGCGGGTTTGCCACCTCGATTTGAATCACGAGGATGAGCGCGCTTACCTCCGCACCCTGATTCGCGAAGCGGATATAGTCATCTGTTCCTATCAGCAGGGCGCGCTGGAACGCTTCGGTTTGACGGAAGCGGCCATGTTTCAGTTGAATCCGCGGCTCATACTTGGATCTCTATACTGCTTCAGCGACACTGTTTGGCGAAGCCGTCCCGGTTGGGCGCCTTTGGCCGAAGATATTACGGGCCTGAGCCTTCGCAATGGATCGGCCGCGAAACCGCGGAATCTGAATGGAGTGCCGCTCGATTATATTCCCGGTTTTGTCCTGACACTCGGGATCCTCCAGGCCCTTTATAAAACGATGACCGAAGGATCGGGCTATGTCGTGGACGTTTCGCTGACCCGTGTCGCCATGTGGCTCCATGCATGCAGCGATCGTTTTGCGGAACTTTCCGTTCCTCAATCTTTATCTGGGACAAGGAATCAGACCGTTCCACCTTACCTGCACTTTGTCGCAGGAACAGCCCTTGGAAACCTGGCGTTTCCCGCGGGCGCTGTCGTCACACCCTTTGATGCAGACGCTGCCACCTCTCGTCCCTGTGTGGATGGACAGTGGGGTTGGCTTGAACCCGCAGCCGCGGACATCACCGATGAGGCTGCGATCCCGGTCCCTGCCGAAGCCCTGGCTTATATCCCTCGGCCTGCTTTGAACACAATTGGAACTGATGGGCATCCATGAGTCCCATTGATGACTGCGGGATCTTTGCAAAGTTTCTCGCGGACGCGTGCTTTTCTCTTTCGTTCTGGCGCAAAGACGGGTATCAAGCAGTCTCCAAAACCCTTACCTGATCTATGCTTCAAGAGTTTTAAGATTGGACGAGCTTATGCAAAGGTGGACAGCACGCATGAAGATGAAAACCATGAGAAAAGTTTCTGTGATCGGTCTGACCCTGATGGCCAAGATGCAGACGGTTCAGGCCGCAGGTTTCGCTGTGAAACAGCAAAGCGCCAGCAGCATGGGTACGGCCTTTGCCGCGGACGGCGTGGGACAGGACGATATCTCGACTCTCTTCACCAATCCGGCCCTTTTGGAAAAGGTG includes these proteins:
- a CDS encoding MarR family winged helix-turn-helix transcriptional regulator, translated to MLSFCMQSKFGSMSDEFLKLQNQICYRLYLASNGMMRLYKPLLSPLGLTYPQYILMLSLWEQDHVTMGQLATATSMDKGFLSTLVKSLQGKGHIQVTSDSQDSRKKIIALSKRGQKLKDKAQDIPRTLLCMLGGDQGRPDEIARLKAMLDELNRTIAGLEES
- a CDS encoding CoA transferase gives rise to the protein MILTLLFSVLLCAGLALFFAWCRIQRELQRKVVQSQACFDDLMQGQSIASHSRVEFVAPPGHVRQLLLGCFQQNPFPRYRALLTVVRLMGVIKLFKRETVLQTPAAAAVLTASGVMATEIGHLRQQKPGPDQIVRGNVVLAGLQALRLYFASSFEPAFSLQRFRSCLEVNNAFNGSRQKYKTRDGRFFSFHCYYPEQKRKIVGALRLPQSHDQFTMQSVKEDRRLIEKTVARHDAADLEELSFASGACASILRTRAEWEASPVGKAVGKMPLIKMEARAHSQPPKKFSAPAPGQGPLAGIKVLDLTHIIAGPACTRLLAEYGADVLLIRRGQLRDQVQSFLELDGWAGKRVCHLDLNHEDERAYLRTLIREADIVICSYQQGALERFGLTEAAMFQLNPRLILGSLYCFSDTVWRSRPGWAPLAEDITGLSLRNGSAAKPRNLNGVPLDYIPGFVLTLGILQALYKTMTEGSGYVVDVSLTRVAMWLHACSDRFAELSVPQSLSGTRNQTVPPYLHFVAGTALGNLAFPAGAVVTPFDADAATSRPCVDGQWGWLEPAAADITDEAAIPVPAEALAYIPRPALNTIGTDGHP